TGTTTTTAGTGTTAacacattttatagtactttacctcatttagctcattttcctacaaaacacacttgaacacacaattgcactagaaacacaatattagcttagaAGCACTTTGATAAGTGTTAAATGATAtataaaatcaaactaatataaggggttaaaatgtataaaatatgcacttattaaataatattaatattaataataataataataataataataataataataataataaataaataaataataataatattaaaaaaaaaaaaatcataataataataataataaacaactcatgaagaaattggcagatatataTTTCGCGAAGGTTGCCGCTACTTCAGACTTTGTTTTTTCGTTGACTCCACGTCAGGTTGCATTGTGGAAGTCTCAGCAGAGGGCTCACtcttctgattggttgcgtgtTGTTCCTATTTCTGAGTTGGGGCAGATTATGAATGAGAGGACCTATCGTAGTGTGCTTAGCTATCGACTCGGCGTCCCGTTATTCACGGTGTCTAGGCTCCGTCCTGCCAATTCTCGGGTTTTTGATGGGGATGTCTATGGCGATCATGATGTGTCATGTGCTAGTACTGTGGACGTTAAGCATCGACATAACCTCGTTCGTGACACTTTATTGGACATCTGCTACAGGCCGGGGATCTCTGCTGGtagggaggttgatatcggtttggttgatggacatggttgCTCCCTTCGTCCGGCAGATCTGCTTCTTTATTCCCGGGATAGAGGGCATGATGTGTGTGTCAATCTGACGGGGTCTTCCCCCTTGTCTGAGATTGGGTTGTCCGATTTTGTGCCTGGTCGGGTTCTTGCTGATgatgctcagcgaaagtgtgccaaGTACCGGGATTTGTGCATGAcggctggttatggtttcctacctttctctttttcTTTGCTGGGAGAGCTAGATACGGATGTTGTggctttgctcaagcggatccaaaaATTCTCTATTTCTCAGGATTTAGGGGCTCGCGCGACCGCTTTCATTTTTAATAGACTTAGCTCTATTATCGCTAATGGAGTGGAGGCCCAGATTTTATCTCGGCTGCCCACTaaccgtagtgtgcttggataTCGACtcggtgttccgttattcacgatATCTAGGCCTTGTCCtccttgctctcgggttttttctGATGATGTTTACGGGGACCAcactgtttcttgtactggtactgtgggtgtTAAGCATCAGCACAACCTTGTTCGTGACACcttattcgacatctgctatagatctcgTATTTCTACGGGTAAGGAGGTCGATATCGGTTtagttgacggacatggtggctctcttcgtcctgcggatttcctgctttattcttgggacagagggcgtgatgtgtgcgtcgatttgacagggtcttctcccttgactcagactgggatgatagattttgtgcccggccgggttgtcgctgatgctgttcagcgtaagtgtgctaagtatggggatttatgcgcgACAACTGGCTATTGTTTCCTTCTCTTCTCCTTCTCTTCGCTTGGGGAGCTgtgttcggatgttgttgccttgctcaagcggatccagaaattctctgtatctcaggatgcgggggctcgggtggctgcttatatttttactagacttaactTTGTTGTTGTTAAGGGTGTAGGGGCCCAgcttgtctctcggctccccaccaatttcatgtaaacttttatttttctatctatgaaagctgcgcgcatccttttataataataataataataacaatagtaataataatttatgaatgaatggattataaaaatgtcatgtaaaataaaattaaatagttTAGTTAGCCTTTTGATTGTATatgtatttgaaataaaattaaatggtttagATAGCCTTTGTTTAATTTTACCCTTTTAATTTTAACTAGTATAGTTtccgtgctacagcacggtattttttagatttattttataaagaaactttcttattaaattaattgcataaattaactaTACTTGCAGTTTAATATTATAATGTACGGAGTACtaaatataatcttagtaagagaTAGAAAACGAAAGTTTACTACCATCAAAGGacactttaagttaagttatttttgtctcaAACTATTTTTACTTTACTGTTAAAAATAACACTATAATGTTATATCGTTACATGATATgacattaaaataaatttaagtgATGTAAGATCAAATTAAAATGTGTATTACCTTATAACGAAAACATGTAAAAACAGTATACTACGCGTTTAAAAAGACAATTTAcaaataattaactaatatttttatttttattttttatttttaataaaaaaatacataaaaatttgttTCATTTAGAAAATCATATTTAGAGTCTAACTGATGATGAATAATTAAAAAGGAGATTTGCGTAACTTTAGAGTGTAATGGATGAAGGATAACATTTATGGAAATGATTGTATAATAAATTAGGGATAATAATTATTTCTTGTAAAAGAGGTAAAATACAAATGTAATATTCTTTCCAGGTATAGTTTTGAGAGTTATTTTCTTAGGCGGGAAAAGATAGAATTCACGGGAAAAGGAAATTCATATGAACTTAAAAATCATGTGAATTGTATAAATCTTGTTTGGTTGAATGTGAGAACTTTATTCATGTGGGAattcccacttacctagggggggcTAGGTAAGTGGCTTCCTACATCATGTAGGAATTGAAGTTCCATAGGAAGTTCTACTTCCCATGAATTAGGCAACCAAACAAGACTTTATTTTGCAACTTCCCATGATTTTCCAATTCCCATGAATTTggaaggcaaccaaacaacccctaagagtttttattctcttagtagtagggggattaataataatataatatttcaTGGATTAATGAATTATAAAAATGTCacacggattaaaattaaatgtttcGGTTTGGATGAGACCCAGATCCTttgggtcggaccctaatgggtcgggtgtGAAACTTAGATAAGTATTTTGGGTTCAGGTTTGATTTATGGGACCCGTACTCAACCCTTAGACCTGtatactttaaaaaaaaaaaaaaataagcgtGTAACACACATGCTTCTATTTTCTGGATTAGAATCATCCCCAATTACTTATCTCAACCTCATTTAATAATAATTTCCTCTCTAGCTTTCATTTTTCCTTTActtttaaaattaaatttaggACCGTTGAATCTCGACGTAAGTTTGAACTCGAATATGGACTCCTATTTTACTGTCTTTCATTACCAAAATCCCAGTTCTTTCCTTGAACCCAAAACCCACCTCTAGCTCTGACCCTAAACTCACCTCTAACCATAAACTGAGATTATACGGCAACCGACGACGATAGTGACCGGCGAAGACGACGACCAGCAAGAAGGATAAATCCCTCTTTTTTTATTCCTATTTCAAATCCATCAATTATTTAGTAAGTATGATTTTaatctttttattgtttttaatttcatATGCTTATTTGAATTGAATCTCATACGAATTTGCTATTCAGTTTTCTATTCAAACGAATTTGCCCTTAAATTAGTAGTTTAGTACTGTATTAATTTGCTATTCAATTGATATTAATTTTGTTCTTAATTTCATATGTTTCGTCTGATTTTACTGATGATGATTTGTCGAAGAGTGTGCTAGTTAATGAATGAATGCTTTAAACTTTGAGCTTTGCTTATTTGATTTTCAGGGAGAATGTACATGTGCTAGTTAATGCAATTGAAATCAGTGGTGTTTGAATTTTAATTTTGCGTATACCTTTCCAATTACAAAAAAATGCATTAATTACTCTAGATAATTGTCCTCTTATTCTTTTGAGGTAAATCCAGTAGAAGAATAAGAAGATGGTGGCCGAAATTGGTAGTGAGAGAAGGATAGTGTCATAATTTGGAGTGGGTATAATGCAATTCTTTCGTGTAGCGGAAGAGGCTTTGTGAATTTTGGGATGAGCCATGCCGGGTTTTGGGCGAGTGGTTTGCTGCTTTCGCTTAAAAATAATATCTACCATGAGGGGTTGTTGCCGAATTCAAAGGAGTGGTGGTCGAATTTTAGTAGTGAGATAGTGCAATTTTGGTGGTAATTTGGCCAAGAGGCTGGTGGCCAATAATTTTGGCGGTGGTTGACCAAAGGAGTTGCGGCAAAACATTAATAGTGGGTTTGCTGTAGTTCTTGGGGTTGTGTAAGGTGGATTAAGGGTGGTGGTAGTGGAAGaagattaactcttaattaaggCGTTAACTTTTATCAAGAGCCTCACTCTACCACATTTGAAAAACATCTCAATCAAAGCTTTAAGGTTATGATCGACTCAATCAGTGATCATATATCTTATATCTTGGGCCATTGAAATTAAGAAACCGTTGCTTAGGAATTAGAAGAGGAGTTTTTAAATTCTAAATTTccaattaaagaagaaaagagtTGGGAATTCGGgtctttagaaaaaaaaaaaagagggtaGAGAGTCAGGGTGAGAAATTAGAAAAGCATTGCTTTGTTTTTACTAAAttagattttttttcttttcctaccactattattattttaaaactctGAACAATGAGCGCTTTTCTAGCTTCGGCCCTGGGCCGCCGCCCCTCCAGACGACCCCAGAACCGGGCCTGGTGCAAACACACAATCACATTGATCAAATAAAGTCAAAATGGATCTAATCTCACTTTTACAACCCTTCATCCCTTCTTGGACCTCTGTAAGTTTCACCCTTTTCATCTCTATATATTTACCATAATTTCCCTTTTCACTTCCGCATTTTAATTCTCTTGATTTTACTGTTGTAAACAGGCAGAGTTATTGTTGACTTATTTTGGGTACTTGGCTATATTTGGGTCTTTTTTACCAGGCAAGATCGTTGCTGGTGCTACTTTGCCTGATGCTACTCATCTCAACTATTCTTGCAATGGTCTCTTTATCCATTTAtctattccaattccaattccgtcTTTTTCAATAGAATTGCTCATTTCGTAATCATTAATTTGATGGGTGTTTAGGTCTGTTGCAACTTTTTTTGCTGGTCTTGCTCCTTGCTGCTGGAGTTGCTGCTGGACTTGTTTCATCTACAGTAAGCTATTTTATTTATAGATATTATCGTTAAATTTCTGTCTCGTGGGTCTCAAGTAGACTCGTGAGTTTGCCGATGTTTACTAGCTTAGTTGGTAACGTCCTAGGGTATCATAGACTAATGGCTTGGAAACATGTAAAGATTGTATCATTGTCTTTTTTGGGTCCTCGTCCATAGTTGGTGATCACTTGAGAAAAAGATCCAATGAGGCTTATCTACTTAACTGGCGGGAGTATCATGCAATTCAATTTTACTTTGTTGATGGCTCTCAGTTATTGGTGCTGAGTTATTGGTGCGTCACTGTCCTACATTTCAActtttttttgaaagaaaagaaaaattcaTTAATAGAACGCCATACGGCACTTACAAAGGAAAAAtataatcgaaaacaaatctaatggaaactaaagaaaaaataattttcttataaactaAGGATCTCAAAAAAGcatctgacaattcggctcgtcctattatcgctatctttatgtagcttttgaggggatccttcgtttgatttatgagataaaatttacctctgACTAGTTCCAAAGATCGTTGACAAATCACTTGTACCATTTGAAAGAACAAGCTATGAACCTTTAACGAACTACTCTTGACTGTATTACTGATGAGACTAAACCCACGAATAAATGGAAAACCCCGAAATAAGGGACAGAAAAACGATTCTCACCAAAAAGGAGATTTTAATCGAATAGAAGATAAATCTGCATACTATTAATTGaactatgaaataattttgggGTTTACCATCGATTGATAATAGATGGAAGCCCCGTGTATAACTGATGGAGGCTAGGGTTTTAGAGaggttttttagagagagagataTGTTATTTGTTATGAAGAAAATATAAGAAAGATAAGAGCAACGTCACTGTAGCTGAATGAGTGTGTTAAAGTCTTGTTGTTGGGTTTTAATGCTCTATAGAATGGGATTCTGCGATATGGGTGTATACGTGACGGGGTGAATGGTTTTTAGGGGTGTATGGGTGTATAGCTGTCATGGTGGATTTTAATTACTGGACATAGAACCCAAGTTATGAATTGGTGAAGGGTAACAATGAGGAAATTTTTTGAAGTGCAGATAGTCTTTTTCTGCAATTTTCTGTGTAACTTGGCTATAGCTTACAAATTTGTCACTAGATTAAGCTCTTATGCAGGCCATTGCTGATAGGGGACTTGAGCTACTCTCTGCAACATTAATTTTCAGTATTGTTGTAAGTACTACTTTTCATTTGACACAAATTAAACATAATGTTTCATGAGCTTTCGTATTCGTGTCTGTTCCGATAGTATCCACAATTGTCTTTGGTTTCCATTTTTTGCTGCCCATGTACTAGCTACAGTTTGTGATTTGTCATGGATCCTCGGCCTTTTCTAATCTTTGACTTTGGTGTATGATTGAATTTAACAAAATGGTTCAGTAAATCTCCATGTAATCTTCAGAACATGGAAGCTTTAGTTTCCTAGTGTGTCAGTGGGTGTTCTTTGCTATGTATGTTACTCTGATTCAATTGCTAGTGTCAAACACGGCACGATGTCGGATACGGTTATTTTATGGAAAGTTATCAAATTTTTGGTCAAGTGAAGCACCGAAGTCTCGTGTTGGATACTCCCAAGTATTGTACACGTGACACGACTAAAGTGAGGTGTTGAAGTAACATAGGTTCTTTGTGCACTGTGAATGGGGAATCTATTGATTTTTTATACCCTCTTTTCTCTTGGTCTCATCATTGTGACACTATCCAACTCTTGTCTGTTATTGTCTCGAGTTGGATGATGCTAAAGGTGCTATTTCAATTCGTAAGAGGGATGAAAAGCGTTAGAATAGTTTAATGAAGCTTTAGAAAATAGTTCCCTAGGATATTTGGTGGTATACTTGGATTGAAAGGAATCATTGTATTTTTTTACTATACTGCTTTTATGagtcaaaaatttcaaattttgctTCCTTAAGTTGCCTGGTTTGAGACTTAGTGGTTTCTCATGGATTTACAATTGCATAGGATAATCCAATTGTTGGGAAATTGGGAATTAAGCTCCTTGACGAAATTCTCGTGTATTTGGCAAGAGGGTTTGGTTGCCAACTTGCCattatattaataatttaattatacCGGAATCACTGATTGTCTATGGTACCAAAGGGTTTAGTCGCATGTATAGGAATGTAATTGTTTTGGAATCGCTGATTGTCTAAGGGAGTTAGGTAAGCCAATTCCACATATTATGAAGGGACTAGAAAATCATGGAAGCTTTATATTTCCTACATTTTGCCAAAACAAATAGCAACCAAAAACTCTTAAATGCAATTCGCGGGCTTTCTAATCCTTACATTAATACATTCTACAAGGTTCAACCAAACGTGAGAGTCAAGTGATGTGCTCTAATGACAGTATGACACTTTTCTTCTTTTATACATTAGATACCTCGTGAGTCGTGATAGTTTGAGAGCTTAATTATCCAGCATTCCAGCCCTCCTTCTTTTATAATATCCAGTATGCAACTCCCTTGGCATCTTTTTGTTGACATCTCCTATTACAAAAACAACATTACCCCAACCTTAAGGGGTCTCACAAATCGTGAGGTAAGGGGGTTTGGACGTAGACAACATTTATCCTGCATGAACAACAAAAAAGACGTTTCCAAGCTAAGTTTGCCATTTTGCTTTATTTCTTCATAATCCTGAACCAATTTAGTGTGCCATTTTGCTTTATTTCTTCATAATCCTGAACCAAAGTAcaatgagtctttggctccattggaaaatGAAAAGAAGTTGATATCTTGTATTAAAAAAGTTTGTAGCTGATTGAATCGTTTCTGATGAATTTGTTCTGTTCTGATTAAATAGATTCCTCATGTTCACAAAAATGTTTTGCTTTATGTTTCATGAATTAAGGAGTAAGCGATTTTGTTAACTTCGCTTATTTATTCTGAATGTATGTATTTCCCCATTATGCATTTACCTATTTCTTTATTTCATTTGCTGAGCTACTAAAGTATAGTTCTGGTCTTATAGAGCTGTTATTGTTTATATAACGTGTCTCTATTCCTGTATGCTCAGGCAAATTTGTTTATAATACTATTGTTTCAAGTTCAGGTAACCTTATTACTTTATGTTACGGGCCGGGTTTCACGTCATCAAGGTTCATCGCTGAAACCGCATGTCTCTGGAAACTTGATTCATGACTGGTATTTCTGATTGATATCTTAACTTACCATTTAAGGTTTTCAATGTTGCCTTGTTTTCTAAGCGTCAGAATGTAGGGCAATTTAGCTTAATGGGCATGTCAATGTTTTGTTCATTATGAACAAATGATATCTAAAATGTATAGGGGAAGTGTTATGCACTCTTGTAGCTGAAAGCCTGAAACAACTTAGCACACTCATATTTAGGGGCGCACATTAGGGAAAGTGACATAATTCACCTTCGTAGATGCTACTCAGAGATATGCGATGCTACTCAGAGATATGCTTTCTCATATATAATTGCCTTCTGGGAGTTGTTGCGAAACACAAATTTGCACACACCAAACTGAATTAATTGATGGAATTGTTGACTCCTGTACACGTTAGAATGTTTGAATAACCCTCATAAATAACTTATTGCTATGAATATGGAATTCGAATTTAACAGCTACTAAGGATTTAGTGCCGTTCTATTAGTTGAAACTACATGGTACATTAAACTATTTGTCGGTTTTTTATAATTTCTATGTAATAATACACGTTGTATTCTCAAAGTGGTTGGATGGGAGAAGTCCGGGTCTCATTCGCCTACTTCGTTTCCTTGGTTGACCGAGCAATCGTTGTCCAGTCATTAAGAATATAGTGGTATTGTAGAATGAATTAACGCATTTTTTCTCTTTACGACCATTAAAATGAACCGAGTTTTTGTCAGATTTGATGCTGCTACTACAAAGCTCAACCACAAATTCTTGCTAGGGtgatataattttattatatactGAGGATGCAGTGTTTGCTCAACTAATGCGTCTTCCAATTGTAGTATCTTATAGGGGGTACAGTGTTTCCTCTCAACTAAGTTGTCTTTCAATTGTGGTTTCTTATAGGTGGTTTGGGATACAGTTGAATCCGCAATTCATGGGTATTGATTTGAAGTATGTCTCTGTTTTCGCTTCCATTTTATACTTTTTGCAGATAGGATTTTCACATAGTGATCCTATAAATGATAACATGTAGTTCCTCCATCACATAGTGATCCTCCTAGAACTTAGTCTTGAGTAAAACAAAAGCTAGAACTTATTCTAAAAATCAGAATAATTGTTTTGATAAGTACAATGTGATATACTTAACTTCTTATTGCTACAGTGTACATTTGTAGTTTTGTACATATATAGAGAGAAATTAATTGGAAAAGATGATATTGTTTGACAACCAAAGCCAAACGAGGTCACTACAAATAGTCAAATATGATAAAGGAAGTCATTTCTTTTTGCTACAGTGTACATTTGTACTTAACTTCTTATTGCTACAGTGTACATTTGtacttaacttttttttttttttttttttggcctttccATTTCACTTAAAACTGGTCTCATTTCTTTTCTAGTTTGTTGCAAATTAATTTTCTTTAGTCTAAATTTAGGAAATCATTATGATCTCCTAAGTTTACTCCCTTAAATAAAAGCACATCCAAGCTCACCTTTCCTTGACAACTCCATATCAACAAATCTCTAAGCCAAAATTATTATTTCATCACATTTGATAAAAAGTTAAAAACGGCCTTGGAAAATGAGGGCAATATAAAAGTTGAAATATGGGAGTGACAAGTTAAAAGACTCTTATAGCGACGTCATTTTCTTTGTTTCAAAATGGTTATAGGTCATCGAGGCAAAACTTGTGTAATCAAAGTTTGTGGGAGCTTCAACTCATATCCATTCTTCATTGAGTTAACATTAGACAATTTTTGCGCACAAGAACATAAGTTTTGAACTGATTTGTGCTTCATAAGTCCCCTTTTTTCTCTGTTCTTTTTTCATCGTACGTGTGTTAAATTTAGTAAAGCTCTATCATGCATCAATATTCATAACCGAGATTATGTCAACCTCAAAAAGTGTACTTGGAGTAATTGTAACTACTATGGCCACTTGTGACCTTTTACATCACACTAGGGCGACTAGGCTTCCCAAGTGTCTTGCATTTTTGTCTTTATTTGAATACATTATTTGGCGCTGGCGCTGTTGGTGTTAGCCGACCCAAGCATATTGggttgttgtgattgtggttgtggatCAATGTTGAATTAGCCTAGCCTATGGGGTTTCCTTAAGTTACTTCATTTCCAGTGCTTTTCATTTGCAGATTTTTCTTCGTTCGAGCTGGAATGTTGGGGTGGTTGCTTATTAACCTTTCCGTTTTGGCTAAAAGTATCGAAGATGGCAGCTTAAACCGATCAATGGTTCTGTACCAGCTGTTCTGCACTGTAATATCTCCCTCCCCTCTCCTCTATCTTTCTCTCTCACACACCCCCACACCCACCCATACACACATGCGCACGCACACGACTCTTTCATACAGATTACCTAATTATTTTCTGTCATTATGTTTTCCATTGGACTCTAatatatgttacttatactatgtATCTTTTTGTTTTTTTCCAGTTCTATATCTTGGACTACTTCTTTCACGAGGAATTCATGACTTCCACGTAAGTACCTTTCTCAATGCTAATTAAATCAAAGTATTAGATATTTGACTTTGGCTTTGAATGCTGCGATCATTTGTTTATCCTCAATcctagaggaggaggaggttgtGAAATGGTTTTCTCATATTAAAAAACTTTGAAGCAATAGGAGTTCTCAATAATTGGGATGGGTATGTGCGAGAGACTTTTTCAAAGGTTCCTTAGAGTAACAAAAGTTGATTGCTATAATAGTGAGCCATCTTCAATCACCATTATATTTATTTGgagcttttatttattttcttctcAGCGAAACACCACCTTAGAATTCCTAAGTGAAACTGttacatacaacaacaacaacattaccccagtgcctcaatggctcccgcaaattgcggggtaagggggggtcggatgtacgcaaccttacccttgtgttagaaacacaaagaggctgtttccgaatgacccaagatgaaaattgcgtcgagaactgcattgaaggactgctacttcacaagagaaagaagcgcAGTCACTTTAGTAAGCCATTTTGCTTTACTCCATCATAATCCACAACCAAAGAGTAacgagtctttggctccattggaaatatggagaATAAGTGAAACTGTTACATACTTAGAAATAATGAGAAGTGAGGCCGtatcttgtttttttttgttgtggtATGACATGTTTTAAAATCTCGCAAAGTCATATCACCCGAGATGTATTAGTATCAGAGGCGGCCGATACTAGATATCTCAGGtaaattaaaaatagcaaaatatcGGCCGATTAATAACGTTAACATATCGTGTATCGGCCAACCCGGCCAGATACGGTCCACGATGAAGTCGGGATGAACGAGTTATACTTGAGAGTGACCAAATTTTGTAATGCAAAGCTCTTAAAGTTGTATAGCATTGGTCAAACTGATTATTCTAAATAGAATTAATCTTAACTTTATATGAAATAGCCAATAGATGATAAATTATCTACAAAAGCTTGTATAACAAATATCACGTGATAACCGCAATCCTGAGCGCGACGACCTAGTCGAGGACGTCCATGACACCGTTACCACGATCACAATTGCGACCAATACCCGCAATTTTAAACCTtggtttatttatttacttttccaTTTTGACCTAGATAGTTCTCAAGAAGTGTCCTCTAGGTTAAGATCCATTCTAGTTTAGACTTAGAGCTTGagttttgttcttgccattggtTCTTGTTATTGTGCTTGTATCCTAGTCTATTTTGGCTTATGTTGTGTTAATCAGCGCAATGCTAAAGGCCTAAATATGTCCTTTAGGCGTGGGAGAGAAGGATGAAAAACGGTATGGAGTTTGGAAGAAGGTTCCTTCAACAATTTGGTGGTGTACTTGGATATCAAGGAACCATCATAGTTTTGATGACATTGTTTCTTCACATCATTTAATTTACATAAAATTTGACTACTTTATACCTTAGGTCACCAGAGTGAGGAACCTAAGGTCTCGCCATTGTGGTAAACAGCTCAAACCTCGGGCCATCGAATTTGAGTTAGCGAAACCTCATGCCACTAGTGTAATTAGATCAAACCTTAAGGCATCAAAGTGGAAATTTTCCCTTATAAAATCCCCTCTCTTTCCCCTGACTATCTCTCTCTATTTGGACTTTTCGTATTTTGGTTTCTCTTTGTTTGTTAAAcaattttatttgatttttgtttGTTGTGGGTGGTGATACTTGATAGTTACATTATCTGAATGTATGTTCTCTTACTTTGGCAGGTGGGATATAATCGCCGAAAGACTGGGATTTATGTTGGTTTTTGGGGATCTAGTGTGGATTCCTTTCACTTTTAGTATCCAGGTACATCATTTCAAAAATCCAGCTGCGGcttttgaaatttttagattgCCTGTTAGCGTAAGGTCGTCCCATTTTCGGTTTAAGGGCCGCTTGGAAATATTTTGCTATTATAGGGACCTTGCATCCAGCCAACTCTTCTTGGAGCATGAGCCTCTAAATAGGCACTGTAGTTAGGAGAATGATTTGGTATTAGAGGCCTTGTAGTTGATTTTTCTTAGGGACACGTGTggattgtgtttgtgtttgtgtttgtaagtTGTGGATAAATACTACGGAGCAATTCATAAATTTTAGAATTTATATGCACGGTGCTACTGCCTATTTTGCCATTTTGTGGAAAAAAATTCGTGGATACAAGTCTTACAGACTAGATTAATCTATAATTATTTTTATGTCTCCTTTATTAGATGCAACTTGCATTTCTTGCTATGCCTGGACAAGT
This sequence is a window from Silene latifolia isolate original U9 population chromosome 8, ASM4854445v1, whole genome shotgun sequence. Protein-coding genes within it:
- the LOC141596543 gene encoding delta(14)-sterol reductase, whose protein sequence is MDLISLLQPFIPSWTSAELLLTYFGYLAIFGSFLPGKIVAGATLPDATHLNYSCNGLLQLFLLVLLLAAGVAAGLVSSTAIADRGLELLSATLIFSIVVTLLLYVTGRVSRHQGSSLKPHVSGNLIHDWWFGIQLNPQFMGIDLKFFFVRAGMLGWLLINLSVLAKSIEDGSLNRSMVLYQLFCTFYILDYFFHEEFMTSTWDIIAERLGFMLVFGDLVWIPFTFSIQGWWLLKNNVELTTAAVVANCIVFLMGYRIFRGANKQKHVFKKNPKSLIWGRPPKVIGGKLLASGYWGIARHCNYLGDLLLALSFSLPCGISSPVPYFYPIYLLILLIWRERRDEARCAEKYKDIWAEYCKVVPWRILPYVY